In Cryptomeria japonica chromosome 10, Sugi_1.0, whole genome shotgun sequence, a genomic segment contains:
- the LOC131076901 gene encoding SUPPRESSOR OF GAMMA RESPONSE 1, whose protein sequence is MAREPWLIDSKQFATKIKNPNFDPSEENDPLQEDRKTGVTRECPKCSHQINNSDLAQKWPGLPAGVKFDPSDQELLGHLAAKVGVGNVKPHPFIDEFIPTLEEDDGICYTHPEKLPGVKQDGSNAHFFHRTANAYLRGNRKRRKINCGDNQNGVVLNWPKTGKIRWHKTGKTRPVENGILRGWKKIMVLYMSNGKGEKDEKTNWVMHQYHLGTEEDEKDGEFVVSKVSYQQQSKNSDKNELTEEVGGTLVAIGDPVTPKTSTPELARPGKWQADLDSIQEENLNYPGNPGNPGKVTDLEVATHQTNAIEDMPWSGLNDEADAKFDDLPWDSLNDPASLSFDSAWLAGDSQLRTDSQQSSDELLFCNENLPSSSPKEKSGTEDLAEHGRIEENVENVDISGDTSCLDDIELDTPPEVQLQTIDSHFNSQESLTAWTKGI, encoded by the exons ATGGCCAG GGAACCATGGCTTATTGATAGTAAACAGTTTGCAACGAAAATCAAGAATCCAAATTTTGATCCTTCAGAGGAAAATGATCCTTTACAGGAAGACAGGAAAACTGGTGTAACTAGAGAGTGCCCAAAATGCAGTCATCAAATCAATAATAGTGAT CTAGCCCAGAAGTGGCCAGGTTTACCTGCAGGTGTGAAGTTTGACCCCTCTGATCAAGAGCTTCTTGGACACTTAGCAGCAAAAGTTGGAGTGGGAAATGTTAAACCCCATCCATTCATTGATGAGTTCATTCCTacgcttgaagaagatgatggaatTTGCTATACTCATCCTGAGAAATTGCCTG GAGTCAAACAGGATGGAAGCAATGCTCATTTTTTTCACAGGACAGCTAATGCCTACCTCAGAGGCAATAGGAAACGCCGGAAAATTAATTGTGGAGATAATCAGAATGGGGTGGTACTTAATTGGCCAAAGACAGGAAAAATTCGTTGGCATAAGACAGGCAAAACGAGGCCTGTCGAAAATGGAATATTGAGAGGCTGGAAAAAGATTATGGTTCTCTATATGAGcaatggaaagggtgaaaaggatgAGAAAACAAATTGGGTGATGCATCAATACCATCTTGGCACTGAGGAGGATGAGAAGGATGGTGAATTTGTTGTTTCAAAAGTATCATATCAGCAACAATCCAAGAATTCTGATAAAAATGAATTAACTGAAGAAGTTGGGGGAACTTTAGTTGCTATAGGAGATCCGGTAACCCCTAAAACATCAACTCCTGAACTAGCTCGACCTGGAAAGTGGCAAGCAGATCTTGACAGCATCCAAGAAGAGAATTTAAATTATCCTGGCAATCCTGGCAATCCTGGCAAG GTTACAGATTTGGAAGTGGCAACCCACCAGACAAATGCAATTGAGGATATGCCATGGAGTGGCCTAAATGATGAGGCAGATGCAAAATTTGATGATTTGCCATGGGATTCATTAAATGACCCAGCAAGTTTGAGTTTCGATTCTGCATGGTTAGCAGGAGATTCTCAGTTAAGGACAGATTCTCAACAATCTTCAGATGAattactcttttgtaatgagaaccTCCCAAGCTCTTCTCCTAAGGAGAAATCGGGAACTGAAGATTTGGCTGAACATGGTCGCATCGAGGAAAATGTGGAAAATGTGGATATATCTGGTGATACTTCATGTCTTGATGACATCGAACTTGATACGCCTCCAGAAGTACAACTACAGACTATT GACTCACATTTCAATTCCCAAGAGAGCCTGACAGCTTGGACAAAGGGTATATGA